Sequence from the Nasonia vitripennis strain AsymCx chromosome 5, Nvit_psr_1.1, whole genome shotgun sequence genome:
AATAcctatatttaaacaaatgttGAACAAACAAATTGTTATCATCATTTGTTaattatataggtatacgcaaTATTTTTACGTAACTATACACAGAATATAAAGTCGCCCTCGACAGTTTCTATCAATGCGATCCATATGCCTGAATTTGCTGAAGATTCTCTCGTATCTACCAAGAGCTCATTCTCGCTATCAGAAAAATCCGCTCTATCACTTTTTATCTGTCAAATGAGAGGTAAATCGTACAAATGACTTTTATAATCGTTATTTCGCCTAATCATCGAAGTCTACTCATATGCGAGCAAACGGTTGTGTTGCCCACTATACACGTACGAGAAAATAgcgattaatttttctaattgacACTTGCCAGACATTTATACACGTATACTACTTATATTCACCTACCAACTACCAAGGCAAGTGGGCAACTGTATGCTGTATTACTGCCGTCTGCCAGACTGCCACGGCCCACGGTCATCCGTTTCCGTATACGTAGACAGCTGCGCACACTCACACAACACAGCCAAGCAATTTTTCAATGTATGACCTGTCAGTGTCTTCATTGACGTAGTAGACTGGTGCAGCCGAGGGAGTTGGAGGTTATCCGCGGAGTGTTGTAGACACACCTTTAGGGTTAAAGTTTACAATGGGAAAGATTgttaagaaaagaaagaaattaacGTAATTAATTAGcaaattttttaagttatcGTGTATCATAGAGTATAAAGGAAGTTGACTTTTTATTGTGTATAGCTCGAATCGTGTATAGGCAACTAGAGATAACGAACTTCGTACCTCCTTCTTTTAAGAAAGTTACTTGCAATatagtgtataatatataaattataatatatcgtGAATCGATCGCTATCCCGTACGATTGCTGATTTTCATGAAGGTAACGAGAATCGCCCGCATTCCCCTTACTCCGCCCAATAAATcgaataaacttttaattcTATGTATGTGTCTGCTGTTTCAGAATTTTCCAAGTTAACCTCTATAAGAAAAGCTCGAGAAGAGATAATTTCCATTATTTACGACGTGACGTGGAGTTGCATATTGTCATTCAATGAGTCGAAACGACGGATTGTTGACAAATGAGTCATTGCATCTTGGTGAAAATCGCGCAGCTTATCCTCAGGACAATGTAGGACCTAGGCATTTAAACAGTGCTGGGTCTGTGCCAAGCAGTGGCGGACCCACGTTAAACAGCACTGGCCACGCAGTGAACAGTGGTGGATCTCCATTCAATAGTGGCAGACCTCCGTTGAGCAATGCTGGACCCGTACCTCCCTCACACAGCAGCGGACTTGGACCAAACAATGCTGCAACGCTATTGAGCAGTGGTAGGCCACAATTAGGTACAGGTGGTTCTTCTATAAATAGTACTAGTCCACACATAAGTGGGGGACCTCCAATAAGCAACACTGGATCCCCATTGAACATCGGAGGACCTCAAATGAGTAGTGCTGGCTCGCCGATTCTAACTAGTGGTCCCCAGATTGGTAGTGCAGGGCCCCTGCAAAACAGTGGAAGGTCTCCAGTTCCACCATTAACCAGTTACAGGCCACCTATGACTGCTGGTGGACCCTCAGTAGGCAGCAGTGGAGCTCCATTGACTACAAGTGGACCTCCAGCGAACAGTGCTGTTCCCCCAATAAACATTGGGGTACCTCCAATAAATAGTGGTGGGCCTCCTATAAGTAACACTGGGCCACCTATATCTAATGCTGGGCAACCATTGAACAGTGGCAGGCCTCTTATGAACAGTGGTCTACCTCCAGTGAGTAATGCTGGGCCTCCATCAAACAGCACTAGACCACTTTTGAACACTGGTGGACCTCCAATATCTAACGCTGGACCGCTGCCAAACAGCACTAGACCACTTTTAAATGCTGGTGTTCCTCCGATAAGTAATGCTGGAACTATGTCAAATAATACCAGGCCGCCCTTGAATATCAGTGGACCGCCAATAAGCACTGCTGGACAACCGTTTAACAGCAGTAGACCTCCTATAAACAGTGGTATGCCTCCAACAAGTAATGCTGGGCTACCGTTGAACAGTGGACGGCCTCCTTTGAACAGTGGTATTTCTCCAACAATTAATGCAGGACCTCTTATAAACAGTGGTATGCCTCCAACAAGTAACACTGGACTACCATTGAACAGTGGACGGCCTCCTATGAACAGTGGTATACCTCCAACAAGTAATGCAGGACCTCTTTTGAACAGTGGACGGCCTCCATTGAATAGTGGTATGCCTCCAATGAATAGTGGTATACCCCCAATGAGTAATGCTGGGCCTCTGTTAAATAGTGGTAGACCTCCATTGACCAGCACTGGTCCTCCATTAAGCAATAGTGGACCTCAGCTGACTGGTGGTTCACCTTTAAGCAGTGGTCCGcctttaaataaattagatCCAATGCAACCACTATCTCAACAATTTCAAAATGTTAACCTTTCTGGTACAGCACCTCCCATGGGAGTTCAACCTGGTTCTATGCCACTCACAAATCCGCAAGCCTGCTCTACAACAAATCGTCCATTAGATATGAGGCATCCAAATTATACAAATGCAGTTCCGTACAATAACCAGatgaatcaaaattttaatattacaaaggCTGGCTTCAACAAAATATGGGGCATGGATTCGGTTGACCTGTTACAGTGTAGAAACATCCTGCCACCAGAAAAAGTTGCACCACCAAGGATAAAATTGCATCAAGATCTGTTAGATCGTGTTAATTGCAGTCCAGAAATTTTCCGATGTACATTAACAAAAATACCAGATTCGAATGCACTACTGCAGAAAGCACGCTTACCATTGGGCATTCTCATACATCCTTTTAAAGATTTAAATCATCTACCTGTTATACAATGTAGCACAATTGTTCGTTGTAGATCATGCAGGACTTACATAAATCCTTTTGTCTACTTTGTTGACTCTAAAAGATGGAAATGTAACTTATGTTACAAAGTTAATGAACTTCCTGAAGAATTTCAATTCGATCCAGCAACAAAATCTTACGGAGATCCATCTCGAAGACCAGAAATAAGGACAAGCACTATCGAGTTTATTGCACCTAGTGAGTATATGCTGCGACCTCCCCAACCAGCAGTATATCTGTTCATATTCGATGTATCAAGACTAGCAGTTGAGAGTGGTTATTTGGCCCTTGTGTGCAATATTGTTGCGGAGGAAATGTCTAGACTACCAGGAGATGGAAGAACACAAGTTGGGTTTTTAGCAGTCAATTCAGCAATTCACTTTTTCAGTATGCAAGAAAACGTATCCCGGCCACACCAAATGACAATGCTGGATGTAGATGACGTCTTCTTGCCATGTCCTGAAAATTTAATAGTTAATTTGAAGGAACGGGAGGAGCTTATCAAGGATTTGTTAAGTCAGCTGCCATATATGTTTAAAGATAGTTACGACACTAATTGTGCTTTAGGAGCTGCACTTCAAGCTGCATTTAAGCTTATGTCTCCAACTGGTGGAAGGGTAACTGTATTCCAGTTGTGTTTACCAAATATAGGTCCAGGTGCACTTCAATCTCGAGAAGATCCAAACACTAGGGCAGGAAAAGATGTTCCATACTTGAATCCTGCTACGGACTTCTACAAACGTTTAGCTCTAGACTGCAGTGGTCAACAGATAGCGGTTGACCTATTTCTACTAAATTGTCAGTATAGTGATTTAGCCACGTTATCTGGTATCTGTAAATTTTCAGGAGGATGTATCTACTACTTGCCTCTATTCCAAGCCTCGAAATTGCAACACGTAGAGGctttagaaaaaatgttgcGACGTTATCTTACGAGAAAAATCGGATTTGAAGCAGTCATGAGAATACGATGTACTCGTGGACTCAGCATCCATACTTTCCATGGTAACTTTTTCGTTCGATCGACTGATCTGCTGAGTTTACCAAACATCAACCCGGATGCTGGATTTGGAATGCAAGTAACCATTGAAGAAAATTTATCAGATATGCAAAATATCTGTTTTCAAGCTGCCTTGTTGTACACATCTAGTAAAGGAGAGAGGAGAATCAGAGTTCACACGTTATGCCTTCCTATCAGCACAAACTTGTCGGACATAATATATTCAGCAGACCAGCAGTGCATAATAGGACTGCTATCAAAAATGGCAGTCGACAGATCATCGCAATCATCGTTATCAGACGCCAGGGAAGCTCTTATAAACGCGGCCGTCGATGCTCTATCCGCGTTCAAACTTTTGCAATCGTATCCAGCCAGTGGACTGCAAGCTCCGCAGAATCTGAAGCTATTGCCCATGTACATAATTGCTCTGCTAAAGTGTAAGGCACTCAGATTTGGATTAAGTACACGACTGGACGATCGCGTCTACGCCATGTGCCAGTTGAAGACTTTGCCATTGGTACAGCTAATTCAGATGATTTATCCCGATATGTACGCAGTACATGACCTCGTAATGAAACCAATCAATGAAATTGATGGTCAGCTGAATCCACAGCCTGAAAGGCTGCATCTTTCAGCTGAAAAATTAGACTCAAGGGGAGCATTTCTATTGGACCATGGAGATCAGATGCTTCTCTATGTTGGGAAAAATATTCACGCATCATTTTGTTATAACGTGCTTGGAGTTTCGAGCTTTGCAGCTATTCCAGAAGAAATGTACGGACTGCCAGAATTAGCGACTGCAGAATCAGAAAGACTTAGGACTTTTGTTGCTACCCTTCAGGACGAGAAGCCGTATTATGCAACTTTCCAAGTCATCAGGGATGATAGCCACTTTAGGACCCAATTTACGGAGCGTTTGATCGAAGACAGATTTGAAAATGCATTGAGTTACTACGAATTCATTCAGCATATGAAAACTCAAATAAAATAAGGGAGTATTTGTAAtcatatttttcatgtatGGGTGATTCGCAAGAAGTGAATTTGTTATATtatcaatgaaaaaaaataataataaactgtAAAAAACATCAATGttcttttgttaatttttctttgtataCTAATTTGTAAGGAAGTTGTAAAAGTCATGAATTAtgcttaattttaatttaaataaaacgaaaAGGTTTAAATATAATGATAGTATATACGTGTTGTATAcaagtttaataaaaataaataatgtttttgaaaataatattgaaaagTTTCCTTAAATAAAACGGATATCAATTCTGCATTAAAAAaaccttatttttttttatctaaaaGAAGTTTATTTGATAACAACCATTCATcaacatatttatttttgtccaGTGTTATCATACACTTTTACAATGTTCAACTAGTTTCAGCAGTTCCAAGGTTCTCGAAAACGAGTATTATCTTATTCAGACTTTACTCTGTAACTTCAATGTCTTGTCTCATTATCATTTATTAAGAATATACAAAAAGTAACACTAATAAGAAGGCCTGTCGAGAAAAACTCATTAAGCACTGTATGATTCTTACTGTTGTATACATATTGTAAGACTTACGCATACATGTTACGCATTAAATAAACATGTAATTTGAGAATTCAAAGAGCGCAACCTAAAACTAGAAAATCAAGCTCTTGTCATGTAATTTTTTAGACAGAGACTTTCAATtctatacatttacaaaaaacaAAGTAATGAGTAACTGAAACAAAATAGATTTTCAATGCACGAAAATTATGTAAAACTGTAAAATAAGTCTGTTTCAGTACTCTCTAGTCTTAAGCAATGTCAAATTTACAATACGATTGATATATAAAATGTACAATTAACCGTTAGATTTTCCCTGCCGTGAATCTATCGTTAAGACGActggctttttgaaaaatcttctttttccttGCTTCGTCCAGACGATTCGCTTGTAAATCGATATCCCGATCAAAAGGTCTTCGAGTCGACAATCCCAATTCCTTTGCTTCTTTCTCCAGTTtctgtaaaaagaaaaagaaattttatcctcgtctttgtacaaataaaatatggaaataaaaatgtcaaaaaaattaactaccttcttctttttcttcaggTTCTTCAGATGCATATCCAATAAAGATTCTTGTTTTTCCTCTTCAACGTTCGTTTCTACAGCATCTTTGTCTTTCGATTTCTTCGACTTCTTACGTGACTCATCAGATGGAACAAATCGGTTCTCTTcctattaaaaaacaaaaataggaTTATAAGTAAAATTATCATTCACAAAGTAACACATTAAAACAAAGCAAAAGTACCTTTTCCTTTTCCTTTCGAAGTCTGTCCGCCGGTGTATCCGTCCACATTGATCGGTCGGACAGGTCAGGACCTTCGCTAGTCTTAAATTTACGAGGTATCGAGCCCAAGCCCAAGGCCACAGCGTGAGCTGGCGGCAGTTCGGTCATCCATTCCTcacgtttatttttttctggaCTAGTCTAAAACACAATAAGAAGATATTTTTAGCATTACATATTCCAATTCTGCGTTATGCAATcatttatcaaaggtattCTTACTTTGTTCCTAAATTTCTCCTTGACTTGTCGCGCTCTGTGCTCGAGTTGCATTTGTACGTAGCTACCTCTTGCAGCAGGATGATCAGGAGGTAAAGGACCCACAAcgtcatcgtcatcgtcatcTTCGTCGATTTGTTTCTCTTCATCGGACTTTGAGCTTTGTATTGTCTCGCGCGTATCACTAGGAACAAAATCTTTAGGCAGCACGGGACCAACGATTTCACGCCTGTTTGCCAAGTGTGGAGGTAGGGCTGGACCGAACGCGTCATCGTCGTcatcctcttcctcttccaCTTCCATTTCATTACGATCAACGTCTTTTTCATCGCGTTCACTAGAACTACTTTCGTCTTTTTGCACTGGAGACGCGGGTTTCAAACCCGGAGGAAGAGCCGGTCCAATTACACCCGCACTATCGTCAACCTCTGGCTTTCGAGGAGTCTCGGCTCTCTCAACATATTTTAAAGTCTCTACTTCCGCCTCCCTGGcgttcaacatttttttctccagaCTCGGCGGCAACGAGGGCCCGTAAAGCGAGCTATCCTCGCCGTTGTCACCTTTATTTACAATTCTGTCGAAAAACGACTTAGGCTTTTTGCGAGCTGGAGCAGCGTCTACCGTAGCGGACGTCCGGCTCACACCGATATCTGAAAGGGCTACAGGATTACTACTAGCCAACTCAGTCGGCTTCTCCTGCACACTTTTAAGATTTACCTTCTCGCTGTCCCCCGTACGCTGCCTTTTCATGGTTCTTGGTCTGATCTCCTCCGTCTCCACGGAAATGGAGTCCAATACCTTGTCCTCCTTTTTTGGAGCCTCCTCGATTTGACTGCTCCTCTCGCGACTCCTGTCGCGTGAGTGCTTTTTGTGCTTCTCGCGAGCTTTGCTCTTGTGCTTGCTGTCGCGGTCTTTGCTGTCCCTCGACTCCTTGGAGTCGTAGCCTCTGGAGGAGTCTTTCGTACGGTGACTGCGAGAGTCTTTCTCGTGCGGCTGCCTTCGAGAGCTCGAATCCCTGCTGCTGTTCTTTGAATCCTTCGAGCTCCGGTCCTTCGTCGAGTGTCTGTTGTTCGTGTCCCTGTCGTTGGGTGATCGGTTCCTGCGCGAGTGGTCGTCCTTGGAGTGCCTCGACCTGTCGTCTCTGGAACTCCTGTCCCTGGAACGGGACCGACGTTGTTCGGTGTGTCTGCTTCGTTGTGGCGAAATTTTTCTCTTGGGTAGAGATGTCGCATCCTTTCGTGTGGTCTCAAATCGGAAGCGTCGTCCGTCGTCGCTATCCTGGCTTTCTGAGTCCGAATCCATATTTCAAATGTTCTCTACCAGTATCTGAAAGCAAAGATATTTCtaagtaataatttttttttaatggttatttattttttgtattggcTACACGAGAGAAATATTTCTACAAAactaatattcattttttttttgttctatgTAGGTGTTTCTTTAATGTTAGTTAAGAAATCATGAGCCAACACAGATGATTTATAGTTTAATTTAACGCTGGACTTTATTGAGGAATAAAGAACAAAACAGACAGCTTTGGTAACAATTTCTAGATAAAATTTGTTCACTATGGTTCAATTCTCTTTTCTGGAGCTTTGACTTCATTTTCAGTTCTTATTTCTGGTCTATTCACTGGTTCgcttttttctaatttttgttgcACTGTAGACGAGGAAGTTAATTTCTTGCGCTCATTGGATTTCAccatttttactattttagCTGCACTGTATTTTACAGCTTTTCCTACGCCAGCAGTAAGAATTCCCTTTAAACTCTGTGATATGCTAGATTTCCATACTATTTCTCTCAAGCACTGATCTAAAATTTCACTAGAATCTGGATCGTACGCAATGGCTCTCAAGCAATCTTCGGTGTCCTTTGATCTTGGACCCTGTGACCAAGTCCTAACCAACTTGACTTGTGGAGTTCTTGGCAAATGGTTTAAGTGATGTATCCTTGTCTCTGGACTAACATCCTGATTACAAGTTTCTTTGCTGTCTCCAGTCTTTGGGATGTCTATGTACTGATCAAAATGTTTCAATATCGGAGCATAGAGTTCTCTGAAGCCATTTAACTGCGGTACAACAATATTGGTCACTTTATCTTTGTCCTCTCCAAAAGTCATACGAAAGTCTCCATTGTAGGACAATCCAGCAATGGTTTtgtaaaattgaatttcactAAAGTGTTCAGGCAGCAAAATCAATGCAGCATGCACAGCCGAATGCAAATTTTGCACCAAAGCAGTTCTAATTTGAGAATTCTCAGCTGGCTCAACAATGATTTCAACAGGTTTGTGCAACCTGCCAGCCAAGTACAGGGTATTCCAGTCCAGCAAGTCTTCAACCAATGAAATTTCAGAAATCACGCCGTACTTGATGTTCCTTCCCTCCGATGTTTTGATAAGAGTATTGTAGTAAATCTTAGCCCCCCAAGTCTCTTGAGCTTTAGCAACAGCCTTGTGACCAAGGAACCGCAGAGGTTGAGCATAGTGTTCGGGATTTTTATTCATGTTTTCAGCATGCCATTGATAGGGATTGCGAACAACAAAAATGAGATCCAACATATTACTGGCTGGGTCGCTCTTCTGTTTGAAAACTCCAGATCCATAGGCAAAGCAAAACTTCATGTTCCTGGGAAACTCCTGCAGGATATTCTTAAAATGCGAAACTTG
This genomic interval carries:
- the LOC100122827 gene encoding protein transport protein Sec24A, giving the protein MSRNDGLLTNESLHLGENRAAYPQDNVGPRHLNSAGSVPSSGGPTLNSTGHAVNSGGSPFNSGRPPLSNAGPVPPSHSSGLGPNNAATLLSSGRPQLGTGGSSINSTSPHISGGPPISNTGSPLNIGGPQMSSAGSPILTSGPQIGSAGPLQNSGRSPVPPLTSYRPPMTAGGPSVGSSGAPLTTSGPPANSAVPPINIGVPPINSGGPPISNTGPPISNAGQPLNSGRPLMNSGLPPVSNAGPPSNSTRPLLNTGGPPISNAGPLPNSTRPLLNAGVPPISNAGTMSNNTRPPLNISGPPISTAGQPFNSSRPPINSGMPPTSNAGLPLNSGRPPLNSGISPTINAGPLINSGMPPTSNTGLPLNSGRPPMNSGIPPTSNAGPLLNSGRPPLNSGMPPMNSGIPPMSNAGPLLNSGRPPLTSTGPPLSNSGPQLTGGSPLSSGPPLNKLDPMQPLSQQFQNVNLSGTAPPMGVQPGSMPLTNPQACSTTNRPLDMRHPNYTNAVPYNNQMNQNFNITKAGFNKIWGMDSVDLLQCRNILPPEKVAPPRIKLHQDLLDRVNCSPEIFRCTLTKIPDSNALLQKARLPLGILIHPFKDLNHLPVIQCSTIVRCRSCRTYINPFVYFVDSKRWKCNLCYKVNELPEEFQFDPATKSYGDPSRRPEIRTSTIEFIAPSEYMLRPPQPAVYLFIFDVSRLAVESGYLALVCNIVAEEMSRLPGDGRTQVGFLAVNSAIHFFSMQENVSRPHQMTMLDVDDVFLPCPENLIVNLKEREELIKDLLSQLPYMFKDSYDTNCALGAALQAAFKLMSPTGGRVTVFQLCLPNIGPGALQSREDPNTRAGKDVPYLNPATDFYKRLALDCSGQQIAVDLFLLNCQYSDLATLSGICKFSGGCIYYLPLFQASKLQHVEALEKMLRRYLTRKIGFEAVMRIRCTRGLSIHTFHGNFFVRSTDLLSLPNINPDAGFGMQVTIEENLSDMQNICFQAALLYTSSKGERRIRVHTLCLPISTNLSDIIYSADQQCIIGLLSKMAVDRSSQSSLSDAREALINAAVDALSAFKLLQSYPASGLQAPQNLKLLPMYIIALLKCKALRFGLSTRLDDRVYAMCQLKTLPLVQLIQMIYPDMYAVHDLVMKPINEIDGQLNPQPERLHLSAEKLDSRGAFLLDHGDQMLLYVGKNIHASFCYNVLGVSSFAAIPEEMYGLPELATAESERLRTFVATLQDEKPYYATFQVIRDDSHFRTQFTERLIEDRFENALSYYEFIQHMKTQIK
- the LOC100122840 gene encoding GPALPP motifs-containing protein 1: MDSDSESQDSDDGRRFRFETTRKDATSLPKRKISPQRSRHTEQRRSRSRDRSSRDDRSRHSKDDHSRRNRSPNDRDTNNRHSTKDRSSKDSKNSSRDSSSRRQPHEKDSRSHRTKDSSRGYDSKESRDSKDRDSKHKSKAREKHKKHSRDRSRERSSQIEEAPKKEDKVLDSISVETEEIRPRTMKRQRTGDSEKVNLKSVQEKPTELASSNPVALSDIGVSRTSATVDAAPARKKPKSFFDRIVNKGDNGEDSSLYGPSLPPSLEKKMLNAREAEVETLKYVERAETPRKPEVDDSAGVIGPALPPGLKPASPVQKDESSSSERDEKDVDRNEMEVEEEEDDDDDAFGPALPPHLANRREIVGPVLPKDFVPSDTRETIQSSKSDEEKQIDEDDDDDDVVGPLPPDHPAARGSYVQMQLEHRARQVKEKFRNKTSPEKNKREEWMTELPPAHAVALGLGSIPRKFKTSEGPDLSDRSMWTDTPADRLRKEKEKEENRFVPSDESRKKSKKSKDKDAVETNVEEEKQESLLDMHLKNLKKKKKKLEKEAKELGLSTRRPFDRDIDLQANRLDEARKKKIFQKASRLNDRFTAGKI
- the LOC103315890 gene encoding phosphatidate cytidylyltransferase, mitochondrial is translated as MTFGEDKDKVTNIVVPQLNGFRELYAPILKHFDQYIDIPKTGDSKETCNQDVSPETRIHHLNHLPRTPQVKLVRTWSQGPRSKDTEDCLRAIAYDPDSSEILDQCLREIVWKSSISQSLKGILTAGVGKAVKYSAAKIVKMVKSNERKKLTSSSTVQQKLEKSEPVNRPEIRTENEVKAPEKRIEP